From the Paludisphaera mucosa genome, one window contains:
- a CDS encoding FHA domain-containing protein has translation MMGQWRILLRQAEEAARGGKFEEAYALAGRPEVADHQQAVQFRGRLGLDLIARAARRAGSDDISGAVEDLHLAERLGAPPDSLAAARLGMADRVADEIRADLDVGEPIRALERIEALARDKISGPALRRFREIAEAWRLATAEARRGEFGEAHENLDRAERLAAGAGAIAAQNAVASARRDLEARQKTAAPMVEALYTALSGGDWPKILAAAEAVVACVPEHPAARQARAKAWQQIAAIGPSSGSQWARRPAEPARVVRTSNPVADPGDEAPPQKGEGECRVFPILGPAAPASRRVDPAPVRPLARASATGPRGRFLLWADAVGGFLVCLEDRIVLGRAGADSPADVPLMGDLSRNHATLVRGSESYMLEPHRDSFVNGRRVNEPTVLRSGDVIRLGSTVELEFRQPSPFSATARLAIISRHRLPIAVDGVLLMADTCIVGPASQAHIPAPTLRDPVVLYRQGASLWCRAKGGFEVDGRPCVSRAPLTLTSSVLGEGFSFSLEPLGSNPV, from the coding sequence ATGATGGGGCAATGGCGGATCCTCCTGCGGCAGGCCGAAGAGGCCGCACGGGGTGGGAAGTTCGAGGAAGCTTACGCCCTGGCCGGCCGGCCCGAGGTCGCCGACCATCAGCAGGCGGTGCAGTTCCGTGGTCGCCTCGGCCTCGACCTGATCGCACGGGCCGCCCGCCGCGCCGGCAGCGACGATATCTCCGGGGCCGTCGAGGACCTTCACCTGGCCGAGCGGCTGGGCGCCCCGCCCGACTCGCTGGCCGCCGCGAGGCTCGGCATGGCCGACCGGGTCGCCGACGAGATCCGCGCCGACCTCGACGTCGGCGAGCCGATCCGGGCGCTGGAGCGGATCGAAGCCCTGGCCCGGGACAAGATCAGCGGGCCGGCTCTCCGCCGCTTCCGCGAGATCGCCGAGGCCTGGCGGCTGGCCACGGCCGAGGCCCGCCGCGGCGAGTTCGGCGAGGCCCACGAGAATCTCGACCGCGCCGAGCGCCTCGCCGCCGGTGCCGGCGCGATCGCCGCCCAGAACGCGGTCGCCTCGGCCCGACGCGACCTGGAGGCCCGCCAAAAGACGGCCGCCCCGATGGTCGAAGCCCTCTACACGGCCCTGTCCGGCGGCGACTGGCCAAAGATCCTGGCCGCGGCGGAAGCCGTCGTCGCGTGCGTCCCGGAACATCCTGCTGCGCGCCAAGCGCGGGCCAAGGCATGGCAGCAGATCGCCGCCATCGGCCCCTCTAGCGGTTCGCAATGGGCGCGCCGGCCGGCCGAGCCGGCGCGCGTCGTTCGAACGTCGAACCCCGTCGCCGACCCGGGCGACGAGGCCCCGCCCCAGAAGGGGGAAGGCGAATGCCGCGTGTTCCCGATCCTGGGGCCCGCCGCCCCAGCCAGCCGTCGCGTCGATCCCGCGCCGGTCCGGCCTCTCGCCCGCGCCTCGGCGACGGGACCTCGGGGACGATTCCTCCTGTGGGCGGACGCCGTCGGCGGCTTCCTCGTCTGCCTTGAAGACCGCATCGTCCTGGGTCGGGCGGGGGCCGACAGCCCAGCCGACGTCCCCTTGATGGGAGACCTGTCCCGCAACCATGCCACGCTCGTCCGCGGCAGCGAGAGCTACATGCTCGAGCCGCATCGCGACTCGTTCGTCAACGGCCGCCGCGTGAACGAGCCGACCGTGCTACGCAGCGGCGACGTGATCCGCCTGGGATCGACGGTCGAGTTGGAATTCCGCCAGCCCAGCCCCTTCAGTGCGACGGCCCGGTTGGCCATCATCAGCCGACATCGCCTGCCGATCGCGGTCGACGGGGTGCTGCTCATGGCCGACACCTGCATCGTAGGCCCTGCGAGCCAGGCCCACATACCGGCGCCGACGCTTCGCGACCCCGTCGTCCTCTATCGCCAGGGCGCCTCGTTGTGGTGCCGGGCCAAGGGTGGATTCGAGGTCGACGGCCGCCCCTGCGTCTCTCGCGCGCCCTTGACTCTGACATCCAGCGTGCTGGGCGAGGGCTTCTCGTTCAGCCTGGAGCCGCTGGGCTCCAACCCGGTCTGA
- a CDS encoding CAP domain-containing protein, whose product MSKLHSPWILTLLFAAASSSASAQDAGSGPISRLVGRLRQPSHQHHHVHTQPTSPAYTYNYAQAQSAVAPQVASVAQQAEPVAPSTETAEQEAADAAAPVAEAAPASESTPVADPATAAEPAAAYTYATTGDPYGFMSVLNRIRASAGLHPLAYDSDLSSWAHQNNAEQCRRGLGHHVNPSGIQNCAYNYTDADSTAAGWMNSPGHRRNLLSPSATHFGIAFGPGPYWTLNAR is encoded by the coding sequence ATGTCGAAGCTTCACTCCCCCTGGATCCTGACGCTCCTCTTCGCCGCCGCGTCTTCCAGCGCTAGCGCCCAGGACGCCGGATCCGGTCCCATCTCCCGTCTCGTCGGACGCCTCCGTCAGCCGTCGCACCAGCATCACCACGTCCACACTCAGCCGACCTCGCCGGCTTACACATACAACTACGCCCAGGCTCAATCCGCAGTCGCCCCGCAGGTCGCGAGCGTCGCCCAGCAGGCCGAGCCGGTCGCTCCCTCGACCGAGACTGCTGAGCAGGAGGCTGCCGACGCGGCCGCGCCTGTCGCCGAAGCCGCTCCCGCTAGCGAGTCGACGCCCGTCGCGGACCCGGCCACCGCGGCCGAGCCTGCCGCAGCGTACACCTATGCTACGACTGGCGACCCCTACGGCTTCATGAGCGTCCTGAACCGTATCCGGGCCTCGGCCGGGCTGCACCCGTTGGCTTACGACTCGGACCTGTCTTCATGGGCGCACCAGAACAACGCCGAGCAGTGCCGACGGGGGCTGGGTCATCACGTCAATCCTTCAGGCATCCAGAACTGTGCGTACAACTACACCGACGCCGATTCGACGGCGGCCGGCTGGATGAACTCGCCGGGCCATCGCCGCAACCTGCTCTCGCCCTCGGCGACCCATTTCGGCATCGCATTCGGTCCTGGCCCATACTGGACGCTCAACGCCCGCTGA
- a CDS encoding LysM peptidoglycan-binding domain-containing protein, which yields MNRIRRKRIIFPALGLWLAAGVVGTSAPAQDSLASPAAAVSGRRAVTDGPPLATAKPSVAASDSKVHGTITVDFDKVTINELLRLVDVVEKVDGVIHIVSSKAGDGVPALVVTGSRGTLALTRPDSPTAPKLVVGPPRDGEGHPQRMSSALQAFSTASMPEFPRLAALGRFLGIARRTTGPNDRRETVADALPRHNGRNVVPLESPRPEPSSIPVGASSQPWLPSTALNPGSHIEALASGQPTVVKPIHSPWPTPSADEVPVSPQDFDVSRTGRDEEAVAKAAPQRHLAAKGETFDGLARRFYGDGRYAWALWWANRDRVTWPDALTAGKALVVPGLGDLDPKMVMTQSTPSNDAVPRLEPIGPRRDQETVRASFNPTPVQSTESTESGGFAVHIVRPDDTLRIIAREKCGDERKALDIMALNRDALSREGRPRVGQCLILPAPSTETANRAPASGP from the coding sequence TTGAACCGAATCCGACGCAAGAGGATCATCTTCCCGGCCCTGGGGCTGTGGCTCGCCGCGGGCGTCGTCGGGACTTCGGCTCCCGCCCAGGACTCTCTCGCGTCCCCGGCCGCGGCAGTTTCCGGGAGGCGAGCGGTTACCGACGGCCCCCCCCTCGCGACCGCGAAGCCGAGCGTCGCCGCCTCCGATTCGAAGGTCCATGGGACGATCACGGTCGACTTCGATAAGGTGACGATCAACGAGCTTCTGAGGCTGGTCGACGTCGTCGAGAAGGTCGACGGGGTGATCCACATCGTCTCATCGAAAGCCGGCGACGGAGTGCCCGCTCTCGTCGTCACCGGATCGCGAGGAACCCTCGCACTGACGCGGCCCGATTCGCCGACAGCGCCGAAACTCGTCGTCGGTCCCCCTCGCGACGGCGAAGGGCATCCGCAACGCATGTCGTCGGCGCTTCAAGCGTTTTCGACGGCGAGCATGCCCGAATTTCCTCGACTGGCCGCACTGGGTCGATTCCTTGGGATTGCCCGTAGGACTACTGGGCCGAACGACCGGAGAGAGACCGTGGCCGATGCGTTGCCACGACACAACGGGCGCAATGTCGTTCCTCTGGAAAGTCCTCGACCCGAACCGAGCTCGATTCCGGTGGGGGCGTCTTCACAGCCATGGCTACCGTCGACAGCCCTCAATCCTGGCTCGCACATCGAGGCGCTCGCCAGCGGGCAGCCGACGGTCGTCAAGCCGATCCATTCGCCCTGGCCGACGCCTTCCGCCGACGAGGTTCCGGTTTCTCCTCAGGATTTCGACGTCTCGCGGACGGGCCGCGACGAAGAGGCGGTGGCGAAGGCCGCTCCACAACGCCATCTGGCCGCCAAGGGTGAGACCTTCGACGGGCTGGCCCGAAGGTTTTACGGAGACGGCCGTTACGCCTGGGCTCTGTGGTGGGCAAACCGAGATCGAGTGACCTGGCCCGACGCCCTGACGGCGGGCAAAGCCCTCGTCGTTCCAGGTCTTGGCGACCTGGATCCGAAGATGGTCATGACCCAGTCGACGCCGTCGAACGACGCCGTGCCGCGGCTGGAGCCGATCGGACCGCGCCGCGATCAGGAGACGGTCCGGGCCTCCTTCAACCCGACGCCGGTGCAGTCGACCGAATCGACGGAGTCGGGCGGGTTCGCCGTGCATATCGTCCGGCCGGACGACACGCTACGCATCATCGCCCGGGAAAAGTGCGGGGACGAGAGGAAGGCCCTCGATATCATGGCGTTGAACCGGGACGCCCTGTCTCGCGAGGGACGCCCTCGAGTCGGACAATGCTTGATCCTCCCCGCACCCTCGACGGAGACAGCCAATCGCGCTCCCGCCTCCGGTCCCTGA
- a CDS encoding hydroxypyruvate isomerase family protein — MSLSSKPESTRRDLIRAATATVAAGVALGGSSTHAAADSNKKSAATGRLKQSVCRWCYGKIPLDELCSAAKRMGLVGIDLLGPADFATIKKYDLICTMVGSHPLSDGLCEPKFHAKSLEMINAAIEATSKEGWRNVICFSGNRRGIDDRVGMDNCVKALKEIVPIAEKAKIILNMELLNSKVDHADYMCDNSKWGVELVKRVGSNNFKLLYDIYHMQIMEGDVIRTIEKEHAAFGHYHTGGNPGRHEIDESQELNYKAIARAIADTKDEVYFAHEFIPARDPLTSLAEAVDLCVV; from the coding sequence ATGAGCCTCTCTTCGAAGCCGGAATCGACCCGTCGCGATCTCATCCGAGCGGCCACCGCCACCGTCGCCGCAGGAGTCGCCTTGGGCGGCTCGTCGACCCACGCGGCGGCCGACTCGAACAAGAAGTCGGCCGCGACGGGCCGTCTCAAGCAATCCGTCTGCCGCTGGTGTTACGGCAAGATCCCACTCGACGAACTGTGCTCGGCGGCCAAGCGCATGGGCCTCGTCGGGATCGATCTCCTCGGCCCGGCGGATTTCGCGACGATCAAGAAGTATGACCTGATCTGCACGATGGTCGGCTCGCATCCGCTGAGCGACGGCTTGTGCGAGCCCAAGTTCCACGCCAAGTCCCTGGAGATGATCAACGCCGCGATCGAGGCGACCTCCAAAGAAGGCTGGCGGAACGTCATTTGCTTCTCCGGCAACCGCCGAGGAATCGACGACAGGGTCGGTATGGACAACTGCGTCAAGGCCCTCAAGGAGATCGTTCCGATCGCCGAGAAGGCCAAAATCATCCTCAACATGGAGCTGCTGAACAGCAAGGTCGACCACGCCGACTACATGTGTGACAACTCCAAGTGGGGTGTCGAGCTGGTCAAGCGGGTCGGCTCCAACAACTTCAAGCTGTTGTACGACATCTATCACATGCAGATCATGGAAGGCGACGTCATCCGCACGATCGAGAAGGAACATGCCGCCTTCGGACACTACCACACCGGCGGCAACCCGGGCCGACATGAGATCGACGAGTCGCAGGAGCTGAATTACAAGGCTATCGCCCGCGCCATCGCCGACACCAAGGACGAGGTCTACTTCGCGCACGAGTTCATCCCCGCCCGCGACCCGCTCACGAGTCTCGCCGAGGCGGTCGACCTCTGCGTCGTCTGA
- a CDS encoding Gfo/Idh/MocA family protein yields the protein MDRRGFLRTGAMGLSVPTAFRAMAEEAGDQPVKRVGIIGPGWYGKIDLLRLIQVAPVEVVSMADVDQHMLAGAADIVAERQASRKKPRTYGDYREMLKEKDLDIVLVATPDHWHALAMIAAVEAGADVYVQKPVSHDIAEGTAMLRAARKHGRVVQVGTQRRSTPHLIEARDDIVKAGKLGKVGLAEIYCYYHMRSDGSPPEGPPPEYLDWEMFVGPAPMRAYNPSIHPRGWRGYMEFSNGIIGDMCIHMLDTVRWMLDLGAPRTVASEGGIVMAKGGSSNTTDTQVATFRFDGLDVVWQHRTWGSSPDPKYPWGGTLYGDKGTLKFSINGYDFIPNEGPALHRDVTMELEQYPVDKTEKDLERQVAPAVRYHMLDFLSAIARRSKPVADIEQGYLSTTACILANMSQKLGRSLAWDADNHKIVGDEEANALLQRPYRSPWIHPATASI from the coding sequence ATGGATCGTCGTGGTTTTCTCAGGACGGGTGCGATGGGGCTGTCGGTTCCTACGGCCTTCCGGGCCATGGCCGAGGAGGCCGGGGACCAGCCGGTGAAACGTGTCGGGATCATCGGTCCCGGCTGGTACGGCAAGATCGACCTCCTCCGCCTGATCCAGGTCGCCCCGGTCGAGGTCGTCTCGATGGCGGACGTCGATCAGCACATGCTGGCGGGCGCGGCCGACATCGTCGCGGAACGTCAGGCGTCCAGGAAGAAGCCGCGGACCTACGGCGACTACCGCGAGATGCTCAAAGAGAAGGACCTGGACATCGTCCTGGTCGCCACGCCCGACCACTGGCACGCGCTGGCGATGATCGCCGCCGTCGAGGCCGGGGCGGACGTCTACGTCCAGAAGCCGGTCAGCCACGACATCGCCGAAGGGACCGCGATGCTCCGCGCCGCACGGAAGCACGGCCGGGTCGTCCAGGTGGGCACCCAGCGCCGGAGCACGCCGCATCTCATCGAGGCCCGCGACGACATCGTCAAGGCGGGTAAGCTCGGCAAGGTCGGACTCGCGGAAATCTACTGCTATTACCACATGAGGAGTGACGGATCGCCCCCGGAAGGGCCGCCCCCGGAATACCTCGACTGGGAGATGTTCGTCGGCCCCGCCCCGATGCGGGCTTACAACCCGAGCATCCACCCCCGCGGCTGGCGCGGCTACATGGAGTTCAGCAACGGGATCATCGGCGACATGTGCATCCACATGCTCGACACGGTGCGTTGGATGCTGGACCTGGGCGCCCCCCGGACGGTCGCCTCGGAGGGGGGCATCGTCATGGCGAAGGGAGGTTCCAGCAACACGACCGACACCCAGGTCGCGACCTTCCGGTTCGACGGGCTCGACGTCGTCTGGCAGCACCGGACGTGGGGCTCCTCGCCCGATCCGAAGTATCCCTGGGGAGGCACGCTCTACGGCGACAAGGGGACCCTGAAGTTCAGCATCAACGGTTACGACTTCATCCCCAATGAAGGGCCGGCGCTCCACCGCGACGTCACCATGGAGCTGGAACAGTATCCGGTCGACAAGACGGAGAAGGACCTGGAGCGGCAGGTCGCACCGGCGGTTCGCTACCACATGCTCGACTTCCTCTCCGCGATCGCCAGGCGAAGCAAGCCCGTGGCCGACATCGAGCAAGGCTATCTTTCGACGACCGCGTGCATCCTGGCGAACATGTCGCAGAAGCTCGGCCGATCGCTGGCGTGGGACGCCGACAATCACAAGATCGTCGGCGACGAGGAGGCCAACGCCCTGCTCCAGCGCCCCTATCGCAGCCCCTGGATCCACCCCGCGACGGCCTCAATCTGA
- a CDS encoding DNA polymerase beta superfamily protein: MSTVQRLTDRGLIRPPRWLPGNVQYETIMGSVAYGVSSDASDLDVYGWAIPPKDDLFPHLRGEIPGFGIPSKRFEVFQEHHVADRDALAGHGRTYDVTIFGVVRFFDLAMQNNPNVLDSLFTPMNCVLHSTRVGNIVREARRLFLHKGAWPKFKGYAYSQLHKIATKQPEGRRADLVAKHGYDVKFAYHVVRLIGEVEQILTEGDVDLQRDNERLKAIRRGEWSEERLRRWFSD, from the coding sequence ATGAGCACAGTCCAGCGATTGACCGACCGAGGGCTGATCCGACCGCCTCGATGGCTGCCGGGAAACGTGCAGTACGAGACGATCATGGGGAGCGTGGCCTACGGCGTGTCTTCCGACGCGAGCGACCTCGACGTCTACGGCTGGGCGATCCCACCGAAGGACGACCTCTTCCCGCATCTTCGGGGCGAGATCCCCGGCTTCGGGATCCCGAGCAAGCGATTCGAAGTCTTCCAGGAACATCACGTCGCCGATCGCGACGCCCTGGCGGGGCATGGACGCACGTACGACGTGACGATCTTCGGCGTCGTCCGTTTTTTCGACCTGGCGATGCAGAACAATCCGAACGTGCTCGACTCGCTCTTCACCCCGATGAACTGCGTCTTGCACTCGACGCGGGTCGGGAACATCGTCCGGGAGGCCCGACGGTTGTTCCTCCACAAGGGAGCCTGGCCCAAGTTCAAGGGGTACGCTTACTCGCAGCTTCACAAGATCGCCACCAAACAGCCCGAGGGTCGCCGCGCCGATCTGGTCGCGAAGCACGGCTACGACGTGAAGTTCGCCTACCACGTCGTCCGCCTCATCGGCGAGGTCGAGCAGATCCTGACCGAAGGCGACGTCGACCTCCAGCGTGATAATGAGCGACTCAAAGCCATCCGCCGCGGCGAGTGGAGCGAAGAACGTCTCCGCCGCTGGTTTAGCGATTAG
- a CDS encoding nucleotidyltransferase domain-containing protein, whose protein sequence is MNAEERLLTATAEHPFSLIFATISGAHLYGFASPDSDYDLRGCHVLPTANVVGLEPGPWTVQSERRDSDGFELDLVTHDAFKFLGLMLRKNGYVLEQLHSPLIVHTTPEHTELKAVALGCVTRYHSHHYLGFAETQWHLFEKGRPRRIKPVLYVYRVLLTGIHLMRTGEVEANLVRLNETARLSHVADLIARKVAGREGETLDDDVAWHRREYERLRQELESADRSSSLPERPTARAALDELLVRIRMRT, encoded by the coding sequence ATGAACGCGGAAGAACGACTCCTGACCGCGACGGCCGAGCATCCCTTCTCGCTGATTTTCGCAACGATCAGCGGTGCGCATCTATATGGCTTCGCATCTCCTGATTCCGACTACGACCTTCGCGGCTGCCACGTGTTGCCGACGGCGAACGTCGTCGGTTTGGAGCCTGGTCCGTGGACGGTTCAGAGCGAACGGAGGGACTCCGACGGCTTCGAACTCGACCTCGTTACCCATGACGCCTTCAAGTTCCTCGGATTGATGCTCAGGAAGAACGGCTACGTCCTGGAGCAGCTGCATTCGCCTTTGATCGTCCACACGACGCCGGAGCACACCGAGCTGAAGGCGGTCGCCCTGGGTTGCGTCACCCGCTACCACAGCCACCACTACCTCGGCTTCGCCGAGACCCAGTGGCACTTGTTCGAAAAGGGGCGTCCTCGACGCATCAAGCCGGTGCTCTACGTCTATCGCGTCCTGTTGACCGGGATCCACCTCATGCGCACGGGCGAGGTCGAGGCCAACCTGGTCCGACTGAACGAGACGGCACGGCTCTCGCATGTCGCCGACCTGATCGCCCGCAAGGTCGCCGGTCGCGAGGGCGAGACTCTCGACGACGACGTCGCCTGGCATCGCCGCGAGTACGAGCGACTTCGCCAGGAGCTGGAATCCGCCGATCGGTCGAGCTCGCTCCCCGAACGGCCGACGGCCCGCGCCGCGTTGGATGAGCTTCTCGTCCGGATTCGCATGCGAACGTAA
- a CDS encoding DUF1572 family protein, whose translation MSMGSDSNAAARCFLDEARARLEESVGLIHHCVGQLDDAQLWWRPREGMNSIANLSLHLAGNLRQRYQVDLGGEPDIRDRFGEFTDRGATPKAELLRRFDIAVAGAIERLDALAPEDLVGTRRTQRIAGEVEKSVLAILFQTLTHLNGHAQEILHITRMQLGDRYAFQNPDGVPPEMRSRS comes from the coding sequence ATGAGCATGGGATCGGACTCAAATGCGGCGGCTCGCTGCTTCCTCGACGAGGCTCGCGCTCGGCTTGAGGAGAGCGTCGGCCTCATTCACCATTGCGTCGGCCAGCTCGACGACGCACAGCTGTGGTGGCGGCCGCGCGAGGGAATGAACAGCATCGCCAACCTGTCGCTGCATCTCGCGGGCAACCTGCGGCAGCGGTACCAGGTCGATCTAGGCGGCGAGCCGGACATCCGCGACCGCTTCGGCGAGTTCACCGATCGCGGGGCGACGCCGAAGGCCGAACTGCTGCGACGATTCGACATAGCCGTGGCTGGCGCGATCGAGCGTTTGGATGCCCTTGCTCCGGAGGATCTCGTCGGAACACGTCGGACGCAGCGGATCGCCGGCGAGGTCGAGAAGTCGGTGCTCGCGATCCTGTTCCAGACCCTGACGCATCTGAACGGCCATGCCCAAGAAATTCTTCACATAACCCGGATGCAGCTCGGCGACCGGTACGCCTTCCAGAATCCGGACGGCGTCCCGCCCGAAATGCGTTCCCGCAGCTGA
- a CDS encoding pyridoxamine 5'-phosphate oxidase family protein: MGKVYDEIDGRIGEFIARQHLFFVGTAPTSLEGRLNISPKGLDTFRVLGPRSVAYLDLTGSGVETIAHLRENGRITILFCAFEGRPMILRLQGQGRVVEPDDAEGEHLFGQFPVTPGARAVIVVEVERIAESCGFAVPLYDYRGDRTQLLDFARKKGPEGMKAYRREKNARSIDGLTAMEEPGSPTHGR, translated from the coding sequence ATGGGCAAGGTCTACGACGAGATCGACGGCAGGATCGGGGAGTTCATCGCCCGTCAGCATCTCTTCTTCGTGGGTACGGCTCCCACGAGCCTGGAGGGCCGGCTCAACATCTCGCCGAAGGGGTTGGACACGTTTCGCGTCCTCGGCCCACGGTCGGTCGCCTATCTCGACCTCACGGGGAGCGGCGTGGAGACGATCGCCCACCTCCGCGAGAACGGACGGATCACGATCCTCTTCTGCGCGTTCGAAGGACGGCCAATGATCCTTCGGCTCCAGGGCCAGGGCCGCGTCGTCGAGCCGGACGACGCCGAGGGGGAGCATCTCTTCGGTCAATTCCCCGTCACCCCTGGAGCCCGCGCCGTGATCGTCGTGGAAGTTGAACGCATCGCCGAGTCGTGCGGATTCGCCGTCCCGCTTTATGATTACCGTGGCGATAGGACGCAACTGCTCGATTTCGCGCGAAAGAAAGGGCCTGAAGGTATGAAGGCCTACCGACGCGAGAAGAACGCCCGCAGCATCGACGGCCTAACCGCGATGGAAGAGCCGGGGAGCCCGACGCATGGTCGCTGA
- a CDS encoding GNAT family N-acetyltransferase — MVAEPQMRLRIAEVVDERDVARVRSLLVAYAAEFESTIRETLRLQCFDPELAGLPGRYAGPSGILLLATVDEVPAGCVGLRDLGEGVCEMKRLYVDPAFRSLGLGKRLVENLIERASQIGYNRMVLDSTPEMTRAVALYESLGFRTIEPYGESGHALYFGKPLDRPE, encoded by the coding sequence ATGGTCGCTGAGCCGCAGATGCGACTGAGGATCGCCGAAGTCGTCGACGAGAGGGATGTGGCGCGGGTCCGAAGTCTGCTCGTCGCTTATGCGGCGGAATTCGAGAGCACGATCCGCGAGACCTTGCGTCTTCAATGCTTCGACCCCGAGTTGGCAGGCCTTCCGGGGCGGTACGCCGGACCATCCGGAATCCTGCTGCTGGCGACGGTCGATGAGGTCCCCGCCGGCTGCGTCGGCCTCCGCGACCTGGGCGAAGGCGTCTGTGAGATGAAGCGTCTCTACGTCGATCCGGCCTTCCGCTCTCTGGGCCTGGGGAAGCGGCTCGTGGAAAACTTGATCGAACGGGCGAGTCAAATCGGCTACAATCGCATGGTTCTCGACTCGACGCCCGAGATGACTCGCGCCGTCGCCCTGTACGAATCTCTAGGGTTCCGCACGATCGAGCCCTACGGGGAGAGCGGGCACGCGCTCTACTTCGGCAAGCCGCTCGACCGCCCCGAGTGA
- a CDS encoding ADP-ribosylglycohydrolase family protein: MVKQKMNAGQGPAEGGVTASGKCRRVFLGLKTADSSKVRLMRDDRRDRLAATLLGTALGDALGLPCEGLSPRTIARRFGPIDRFRLLGRTGYVSDDTEQSALVAQSLAQHPDDVVACVRAFRRALFGWFCRLPWGIGKATILSCLRIGAGISPSGVRSAGNGAAMRSAIVGVFFRDQPERRRRFARALAEVTHRDSRAIDGSLYVAEVASVCAVSDENAPTPALLREARIVIQDEQLGRAIDEALAMADAGRTTDQAAQACGTSGFVVATAAFATFCFARHGDDPLKAVSEVVAAGGDTDSIAAIAGAWAGARSGLHRLPAALLDRIHDRPFGPSHLRKLAACLDDRARRRPHPVPGYS, translated from the coding sequence ATGGTAAAACAAAAGATGAACGCCGGCCAGGGGCCGGCAGAGGGTGGCGTCACGGCCTCTGGCAAATGTCGTAGAGTTTTCCTGGGGCTGAAGACCGCCGACTCGAGCAAGGTGCGACTCATGCGGGATGACCGTAGAGATCGGCTGGCCGCCACGCTCCTGGGGACGGCCCTCGGCGACGCCCTCGGACTGCCTTGCGAAGGCCTCTCGCCACGGACGATCGCGAGGCGTTTCGGGCCCATCGATCGTTTCCGGTTGCTGGGTCGCACGGGATACGTTTCGGACGACACCGAGCAGTCGGCCCTGGTCGCCCAGAGCCTTGCGCAGCATCCCGACGATGTCGTGGCCTGCGTCCGGGCCTTCCGGCGCGCGTTGTTCGGATGGTTCTGCCGACTGCCCTGGGGGATCGGCAAGGCGACGATCCTGTCGTGCCTCCGGATCGGGGCTGGGATCTCGCCGTCGGGAGTCCGGTCGGCGGGCAACGGGGCGGCGATGCGGTCCGCGATCGTCGGCGTCTTCTTCCGCGACCAGCCGGAGCGTCGCCGGAGGTTCGCGCGTGCGCTCGCCGAGGTCACGCATCGCGATTCACGAGCCATCGACGGTTCCTTATACGTCGCCGAAGTCGCGTCGGTGTGCGCCGTCAGCGACGAGAACGCTCCGACGCCGGCCCTGCTTCGGGAGGCACGGATCGTCATCCAGGACGAGCAGCTGGGCCGGGCGATCGACGAGGCGCTCGCAATGGCCGACGCCGGTCGAACGACCGACCAGGCGGCTCAGGCCTGCGGCACTTCGGGGTTCGTCGTCGCGACGGCCGCCTTCGCGACGTTTTGCTTCGCACGCCACGGCGATGATCCGTTGAAAGCGGTGTCGGAAGTCGTCGCCGCCGGGGGCGACACCGACTCGATCGCCGCGATCGCAGGAGCCTGGGCAGGTGCCCGCAGCGGCCTGCACAGGCTGCCCGCCGCACTGCTCGATCGAATCCACGACCGACCGTTCGGGCCGAGCCACTTGCGAAAACTCGCAGCGTGTCTGGACGATCGCGCCCGGAGACGGCCGCATCCGGTGCCCGGCTATTCGTGA